The genomic window CCCACACGGGCGTGGTATCGACGGGCTCACGGCGCAGGGCGCGCAGCAAGCGGTCATTCTTCAGGGGAGTAAGCATTGTTTATCGGCGTCCATGGGGGCCATCGAGCCCCTGGGCAAACATGACGCGGAAGCCACGCTTGAGCTGGGCATCACGCACTTTTTCGAAGGCGGCGATGGCTTCGTCGCGTTCCAGGTATTGGTCCCGCTTGAGGGTTGCCCGGCCACCTTGGGTGCCGGACTCGCGGTACAGCGTCCAGCCACCCAGCAGATCCTGCTCCAGTACGATCTGGACATAGCGCGGCGGTTCGGCCGAGGCAGGCATGGTTTGCAGATAAAGGCGCATGGCGTCCTGAATGGCGGTGCGGCAACCATGCCGCTGGTAAGCCATTTTAGGGGTCGCGCGCGCCGCTAGCGAGCGAAACGATTCA from Dyella caseinilytica includes these protein-coding regions:
- a CDS encoding WGR domain-containing protein — its product is MRLYLQTMPASAEPPRYVQIVLEQDLLGGWTLYRESGTQGGRATLKRDQYLERDEAIAAFEKVRDAQLKRGFRVMFAQGLDGPHGRR